The following proteins come from a genomic window of Frankia casuarinae:
- a CDS encoding FAD-dependent monooxygenase, with amino-acid sequence MTPSAPRLPVLVAGAGPAGLMATIELTRRGVPVRCIDRAGGPSTLSKALGVWPRTRELIRRIGGDEALASRSLPQTQMRYYSSGKVIANLRYRTATRPLICPQPGVEEVLREVLTGLGGSPEWRTELLDLDQCDDRVRVRVRYPDGAERIEEFAYLVGADGASSTVRAQLGIGFDGDTYELRFVVADALADTALDPTMTHYFCSTRGILVACGLPSGRWRVFTSAPPDFTQQGADLDAVQRLVDERGPGGIVLRDPDWLSVFSVHARQAERTRVGHVFLVGDAAHIHSPAGGQGLNTGVTDAHNLAWKMAFVWHGRADPDLLDTYAAERGQVARAVVRQADVQTRIWLLRRGYQVALRDTLLRAASALRLFDISYVPWLAGLRTRYRVAASEGRAVAGFQPGALIPLPLRSELDDLRYTLLISRPERHGSGGASFDALADLCRDHFADRVDVRVLDGNGRARGAVAALVRPDGHVDTASRDAAPVRTRLTALFTAPPTRQPDGLGDLRRKT; translated from the coding sequence ATGACGCCGTCGGCACCGCGGCTGCCGGTGCTGGTCGCCGGCGCCGGACCAGCCGGTCTCATGGCCACGATCGAGCTGACCCGGCGCGGGGTGCCGGTGCGCTGCATCGACCGGGCCGGCGGGCCGAGCACCCTGTCCAAGGCACTCGGGGTGTGGCCACGCACCCGTGAACTGATCCGTCGGATCGGGGGCGATGAGGCGCTGGCATCGAGATCCCTGCCGCAGACGCAGATGCGCTACTACTCCTCGGGGAAGGTCATCGCCAACCTGCGCTACCGGACGGCCACCCGGCCGCTGATCTGCCCGCAGCCCGGCGTCGAGGAGGTACTGCGGGAGGTCCTGACCGGCCTCGGCGGCTCGCCGGAATGGCGCACCGAACTGCTCGACCTCGACCAGTGCGACGACCGGGTGCGGGTGCGGGTGCGGTATCCGGACGGCGCGGAGCGGATCGAGGAGTTCGCCTACCTGGTCGGCGCCGATGGCGCGAGCAGCACGGTCCGGGCCCAGCTCGGCATCGGCTTCGACGGCGACACCTATGAGCTGCGCTTCGTGGTGGCCGACGCGCTGGCGGACACCGCACTCGATCCGACGATGACCCACTACTTCTGCTCCACGCGCGGCATCCTGGTCGCCTGCGGGCTGCCCTCCGGCCGGTGGCGGGTCTTCACCTCCGCGCCACCGGACTTCACCCAGCAGGGAGCCGACCTCGACGCCGTCCAGCGGCTGGTCGACGAGCGGGGCCCGGGCGGGATCGTCCTGCGTGACCCGGACTGGCTCAGCGTGTTCTCGGTGCACGCCAGGCAGGCCGAGCGGACCAGGGTCGGGCACGTGTTCCTGGTGGGGGACGCGGCGCACATCCACAGCCCGGCCGGCGGGCAGGGCTTGAACACAGGCGTCACCGACGCGCACAACCTGGCCTGGAAGATGGCGTTCGTCTGGCACGGCCGGGCGGATCCGGATCTGCTGGACACCTACGCGGCGGAGCGTGGGCAGGTAGCCCGGGCGGTCGTCCGCCAGGCCGACGTGCAGACGCGGATCTGGCTGCTGCGCCGCGGCTACCAGGTGGCGCTTCGGGACACGCTGCTGCGGGCCGCCTCAGCCCTACGACTGTTCGACATCTCCTACGTTCCCTGGCTGGCCGGCCTGCGCACCAGGTACCGGGTGGCGGCGTCGGAGGGCCGCGCGGTGGCCGGATTCCAGCCGGGCGCACTGATCCCGCTGCCGCTGCGGTCCGAGCTCGACGACCTGCGCTACACCCTGCTGATCTCGCGGCCCGAGCGGCACGGTTCCGGCGGCGCCTCGTTCGACGCACTGGCGGACCTGTGCCGCGACCACTTCGCGGACCGGGTGGACGTGCGGGTGCTCGACGGAAACGGCCGGGCGCGGGGCGCTGTCGCCGCCCTGGTGCGCCCGGACGGGCATGTCGACACGGCCTCCCGTGACGCCGCACCGGTGCGGACCCGACTGACCGCACTGTTCACCGCACCGCCGACGAGGCAGCCTGACGGCCTCGGCGACCTGAGGAGAAAAACGTGA
- a CDS encoding PPOX class F420-dependent oxidoreductase produces the protein MTIIPDSHRDLLERPLFAHLATIRPDGQPQVNPMWFSWDGEFLCFTNTTVRYKYRNVTANPHVAVSINDPDQPYRYLEIRGVVERIDPDSAGTFFMTLADRYAMALDGPPPDAQYRVVYVVRPTGSSSQ, from the coding sequence GTGACCATCATTCCGGACAGCCACCGCGACCTGTTGGAGCGGCCGCTCTTCGCCCATCTGGCGACCATCCGGCCCGACGGGCAGCCGCAGGTGAATCCCATGTGGTTTTCCTGGGACGGCGAGTTCCTCTGTTTCACGAACACGACCGTCCGGTACAAGTACCGAAACGTGACGGCCAATCCACACGTGGCGGTCTCCATCAACGACCCGGACCAGCCATACCGGTACCTCGAAATCCGCGGGGTGGTGGAACGCATCGACCCGGATTCGGCCGGAACGTTCTTCATGACGCTGGCCGACCGCTATGCGATGGCGCTGGACGGTCCGCCACCGGACGCCCAGTACCGGGTCGTCTACGTCGTTCGGCCCACGGGCAGCAGCAGCCAGTGA
- a CDS encoding cysteine hydrolase family protein: protein MPGYRRGETTALVLVDLQHWIVDMPWAPIPGTQVVDACVRLRDGLADAKATTVIVRYLRADGRDGGPQAAPNQLVAALAPRPGDLVVTKDGLDAFTGTGLAGLLREQGRTRLVIAGLSTAHGVSATAGTAVASGFDVAVVSDATASVTVAEHTGALDQLARAGAAICSMADILAP from the coding sequence ATGCCCGGTTACCGGCGCGGCGAGACAACAGCCCTCGTGCTGGTGGATCTCCAGCACTGGATCGTCGACATGCCGTGGGCGCCGATCCCGGGTACCCAGGTCGTCGACGCCTGCGTCCGGCTGCGTGACGGCCTGGCCGACGCGAAGGCGACGACGGTGATCGTGCGTTATCTGCGTGCCGACGGCCGCGACGGTGGGCCCCAGGCCGCGCCGAACCAGCTCGTCGCCGCCCTGGCGCCGCGGCCCGGCGACCTTGTCGTCACCAAGGACGGCCTGGATGCCTTCACGGGCACCGGCCTGGCCGGGCTGCTGCGCGAACAGGGCCGCACCAGGCTGGTGATCGCGGGCCTGTCCACCGCGCACGGCGTGTCCGCCACCGCTGGAACGGCGGTGGCGTCGGGCTTCGACGTGGCCGTCGTGTCCGATGCCACCGCGAGCGTGACGGTGGCGGAGCACACCGGAGCGCTCGATCAGCTCGCGCGCGCGGGCGCGGCGATCTGCTCGATGGCGGATATCCTCGCGCCGTGA
- a CDS encoding alpha/beta fold hydrolase — protein sequence MLWTESFGRSADPAILLVMGGPAQGITWPDALCRMLADSGYRVVRYDHRDVGLSTKTDSRLSCYDLSTLAGDAADVITGLGLASAHVVGQSAGGIVAQLLALEEPSLVRSLVLLSCSPDANGDVHLPPLTGLPGPERPLLDHVAALNDNPPTTRAARVAAAVRGWRVLVGAGAPFSETYWRDLVERSMRREAGSDLGSNHLRALDRTPPLTARIGAIRVPALVVHGRRDTVFPLAHGETLAREIAAARLVVVDELGHIFPPQWCPLVHGLVTRHLREAGAHPAGQVRSPGAGGTSDRRGATAADVPPAAL from the coding sequence ATGCTATGGACCGAAAGTTTTGGCAGGTCAGCGGATCCCGCGATTCTGCTTGTGATGGGCGGGCCCGCGCAGGGGATCACCTGGCCCGACGCGCTCTGCCGGATGCTGGCCGATTCCGGGTACCGGGTGGTCCGATACGACCATCGTGACGTCGGTCTGTCCACGAAGACCGACTCCCGCCTTTCCTGCTATGACCTGTCCACGCTCGCCGGGGACGCGGCGGACGTCATCACCGGACTGGGACTGGCATCCGCACACGTGGTGGGCCAGTCCGCGGGCGGCATCGTGGCCCAGCTGCTCGCGCTGGAGGAGCCGAGCCTGGTTCGCTCCCTGGTCCTGCTGTCCTGCTCCCCGGATGCCAACGGCGACGTCCATCTGCCGCCCCTGACCGGCCTGCCCGGTCCGGAGCGGCCGTTGCTCGACCACGTCGCCGCGCTGAACGACAACCCGCCGACGACCAGAGCGGCGCGCGTCGCGGCGGCGGTGCGCGGCTGGCGCGTGCTCGTGGGGGCCGGCGCGCCGTTCAGTGAGACCTACTGGCGGGACCTGGTCGAGCGCTCGATGCGACGGGAGGCGGGCTCGGACCTTGGCAGTAACCATCTGCGGGCACTGGACCGCACGCCGCCGCTGACCGCGAGGATCGGCGCGATCCGGGTGCCGGCCCTGGTGGTGCACGGCCGGCGCGACACCGTTTTTCCCCTCGCGCACGGCGAAACGCTGGCCCGCGAGATCGCCGCCGCGCGGCTGGTGGTTGTCGACGAGCTGGGCCACATCTTTCCCCCGCAGTGGTGCCCGCTCGTGCACGGGCTCGTGACGCGGCATCTCCGCGAGGCCGGGGCGCATCCCGCCGGGCAGGTGCGGTCACCCGGTGCGGGCGGGACGTCCGACCGGCGGGGGGCGACGGCCGCGGACGTCCCGCCCGCGGCCCTCTGA
- a CDS encoding ABC transporter substrate-binding protein, translating into MSVRSALGLLVVAAILLLTGCGPDTAAVPAGGGRPVRGGTLTYAIDAEPTCFDIHASQQDVTASVLRNVFDSLVAQDDAGHFHPWLATSWDITDGLRTYTFHLRHGVTFTDGSAFDAAAVRANFAHIVAKQTRSQYAASLLGPYAGTDVVDLYTVRVRFSRPFAPFLQAASTTYLGFYSPKVLATDAAQLCAGGPRAVGTGPFSVTSRTRGQRIVLTRNPAYDWAPATARHSGPAYLDRIVIRILKENSIRVGALTSGQVDVAAAVPPADARSVGADRNLRLLRKDVPGVPYSLYLNTSLAPFTDRRVRTAIQRGINVDRNVGAVYFGQYRRAWGPLTDVTPSYDATVRQSWPYDPVKAGQLLDEAGWARRDGAGFRVRDGRRLSISWPVVPTYLRDQRDVLGQAIQADLRKLGVEVTRPSLDVGTYLALSYSNKAQMLDFSWSRADPDVLRLFFNSASSPASGGQNMAQLADAEVDRLTVDGAESLDRTARDDLYGRVQHDVLASAAVVPLYTPSSILGVARRVDGIGVDPNAWPLFFDAWRVSG; encoded by the coding sequence GTGTCCGTACGGTCCGCGCTCGGACTCCTCGTTGTCGCGGCGATACTTCTGCTCACCGGGTGCGGTCCCGACACCGCCGCGGTTCCCGCAGGCGGTGGTCGACCCGTGCGCGGGGGAACCCTGACCTACGCGATCGACGCGGAGCCGACCTGCTTCGACATCCACGCCAGCCAGCAGGACGTCACCGCGAGCGTCCTCCGCAACGTCTTCGACTCACTCGTCGCGCAGGACGACGCCGGTCATTTCCACCCCTGGCTGGCGACGTCCTGGGACATCACCGACGGCTTGCGCACCTACACCTTTCATCTGCGCCACGGCGTGACCTTCACCGACGGCAGCGCCTTCGACGCGGCGGCGGTGCGGGCCAACTTCGCGCACATCGTCGCGAAGCAGACCAGGTCGCAGTACGCCGCGAGCCTGCTCGGCCCGTACGCCGGCACCGACGTCGTCGATCTCTACACCGTACGGGTGCGTTTCAGCCGGCCGTTCGCCCCGTTCCTCCAGGCCGCCAGCACCACCTATCTCGGCTTCTACTCGCCGAAGGTCCTCGCCACCGACGCCGCGCAGCTGTGCGCGGGCGGGCCACGAGCGGTTGGTACCGGGCCGTTCTCCGTCACCAGTCGCACCCGAGGCCAGCGCATCGTCCTGACCAGGAATCCGGCCTATGACTGGGCGCCCGCGACCGCGCGGCACTCCGGCCCCGCCTACCTCGACCGGATCGTCATCCGCATCCTGAAGGAGAACTCCATCCGGGTCGGCGCGCTGACCAGCGGGCAGGTCGACGTCGCCGCCGCCGTGCCACCGGCGGACGCGCGGTCCGTCGGCGCCGACCGGAATCTGCGGCTGCTGCGGAAGGACGTGCCGGGAGTCCCCTACAGTCTCTACCTGAACACGTCGCTGGCGCCTTTCACCGACCGCCGGGTCCGCACCGCGATCCAGCGGGGAATCAACGTGGACCGGAATGTCGGCGCCGTGTACTTCGGTCAGTACCGGCGAGCCTGGGGCCCGCTGACGGACGTCACTCCCTCCTACGACGCGACCGTCAGGCAGAGCTGGCCCTACGACCCAGTCAAAGCCGGCCAGCTGCTCGACGAGGCCGGTTGGGCCAGGCGCGACGGCGCCGGGTTCCGCGTGCGCGACGGCCGGCGGCTGAGCATCTCCTGGCCGGTCGTGCCGACGTACCTGCGCGACCAGCGTGATGTGCTCGGCCAGGCGATCCAGGCCGACCTGCGGAAGCTGGGCGTGGAGGTCACCCGTCCCAGTCTCGACGTCGGCACCTACCTGGCGCTCTCCTACAGCAACAAGGCGCAGATGCTGGACTTCAGCTGGAGCCGTGCTGATCCGGATGTGCTGCGGCTGTTCTTCAACTCCGCCAGCTCCCCGGCATCTGGCGGGCAGAACATGGCGCAGCTGGCCGACGCGGAGGTGGACCGGCTGACGGTCGACGGCGCGGAGAGCCTCGACCGGACGGCCCGCGACGACCTGTACGGGCGGGTCCAGCACGACGTGCTCGCCAGCGCGGCTGTGGTCCCGCTCTACACGCCCAGCTCGATCCTGGGCGTGGCCCGACGGGTCGACGGCATCGGCGTCGACCCGAACGCCTGGCCGCTCTTCTTCGATGCCTGGCGCGTCTCCGGGTAG
- a CDS encoding ABC transporter permease: protein MHVLEQAPATEDRGPAPEPARRRTVLRHLLRHLFSGAAVLLGAATLTFTALQLAPGDPVAVLLGPGTSASPQVRAEIQAEYGLGEPAPLRYVHYLGHLARGDLGTSYQLQQPVSEVIVDQLRPTAELAAAALVLAVLTGVAIAVATAGRRPGLRAAAMAWESLALSVPSFWVGIVLVSVFSFQLRIFPGAGAQGAASLVLPSVTLAMPAAGALSRTLREGLEAALAQPFAAAARARGLSPTGVTMRHALRHAAASALNLGGWLAGTLLAGTVLVETVFARPGLGALTVHAVIDRDMPVVMGVVLTSALVSAVVFTVVDLLQRVLDPRLRIEVMDR from the coding sequence ATGCATGTCCTCGAGCAGGCGCCGGCGACGGAGGATCGCGGCCCCGCCCCCGAACCCGCGCGCCGCCGGACCGTCCTGCGACACCTGCTGCGACACCTGTTCTCCGGTGCCGCGGTACTGCTGGGCGCCGCCACGCTCACCTTCACCGCGCTGCAGCTGGCCCCGGGCGATCCGGTGGCGGTCCTGCTAGGGCCGGGAACGTCCGCCTCGCCCCAGGTACGGGCGGAAATCCAGGCAGAGTACGGTCTCGGCGAGCCGGCTCCGCTGAGGTACGTCCACTATCTCGGCCATCTCGCCCGCGGCGACCTGGGTACCTCGTATCAACTCCAGCAGCCGGTCAGCGAGGTGATCGTGGATCAGCTGCGACCCACGGCCGAACTCGCGGCCGCGGCGCTGGTGCTCGCGGTCCTGACCGGGGTGGCCATCGCCGTCGCGACCGCGGGCCGCCGACCGGGACTGCGCGCCGCGGCGATGGCCTGGGAGTCACTGGCCCTGTCCGTGCCCTCGTTCTGGGTGGGCATCGTGCTGGTGAGCGTGTTCTCGTTCCAGTTGCGGATCTTCCCCGGAGCGGGGGCCCAGGGCGCGGCCAGCCTTGTGTTGCCGTCGGTGACCCTCGCCATGCCGGCCGCCGGCGCGCTTTCCCGGACGCTGCGGGAGGGACTGGAAGCCGCCCTCGCGCAGCCGTTCGCCGCCGCCGCTCGGGCCCGCGGCCTGAGCCCCACCGGCGTCACAATGCGCCACGCCCTGCGCCACGCCGCCGCAAGCGCGCTCAACCTCGGCGGCTGGCTCGCCGGGACGCTGCTCGCCGGCACCGTCCTCGTCGAGACGGTCTTCGCCCGCCCGGGGCTCGGCGCGCTGACCGTGCACGCCGTCATCGACCGGGACATGCCCGTGGTGATGGGGGTCGTCCTCACATCGGCCCTGGTCTCGGCCGTCGTCTTCACCGTCGTGGATCTGCTGCAACGCGTCCTCGACCCGCGGCTTCGGATCGAGGTGATGGACCGGTGA
- a CDS encoding ABC transporter permease, with translation MTNVLAAPPTLSDRPAPRLVARASTILLTGILLVIALAVTAPGILTGASPTVVDPSGVLAAPSGSHWCGTDQLGRDVCARVLHGARASLLLGVGSVALAVGIGAALGLAAALGGRLVDLVLTRVMDVLIAIPPLMLALLVIAVLGPGSGRTMIATVVALTPLYGRLVRAEAMVARRAGYVEAARGLGVGRMALVVRHVLPNALGPALALATTGVGSAIVYVAGLSFLGLGPQPSTAQWGLMLAEGRDFLRSAWWVGVCPGAALALTVLAVQAAGRRAQQRLVRRGG, from the coding sequence GTGACCAACGTCCTGGCAGCGCCTCCGACGCTGTCTGACCGGCCCGCGCCGCGTCTCGTCGCCCGCGCGTCGACGATCCTGCTCACTGGCATCCTCCTGGTGATCGCCCTGGCGGTGACGGCACCGGGGATCCTCACGGGCGCCTCGCCGACCGTCGTCGACCCGTCAGGCGTGCTGGCAGCGCCGAGCGGCTCGCACTGGTGTGGGACCGACCAGCTCGGGCGGGACGTGTGCGCCCGGGTGCTGCATGGTGCCCGGGCGTCCCTGCTGCTCGGCGTCGGCTCCGTCGCGCTGGCCGTGGGGATCGGTGCGGCTCTGGGCCTCGCGGCGGCGCTCGGCGGGCGCCTCGTCGACCTGGTGCTCACCCGGGTGATGGATGTGCTGATCGCGATACCCCCGTTGATGCTCGCCCTCCTGGTCATCGCGGTGCTCGGGCCCGGCAGCGGCAGGACCATGATTGCCACGGTGGTGGCGCTGACGCCTCTGTACGGCCGCCTCGTCCGCGCCGAGGCGATGGTCGCCCGCCGAGCGGGTTACGTCGAGGCGGCCCGCGGACTCGGCGTCGGCCGGATGGCGCTGGTCGTGCGCCACGTGCTGCCAAACGCGCTCGGTCCGGCGCTGGCGCTGGCGACCACGGGGGTCGGCTCGGCCATCGTGTACGTGGCGGGGCTGAGCTTCCTCGGGTTGGGCCCGCAGCCCTCCACCGCGCAGTGGGGTCTGATGCTGGCGGAAGGCCGGGACTTCCTACGGTCCGCGTGGTGGGTCGGGGTGTGCCCGGGTGCGGCGCTCGCGCTGACCGTGCTCGCCGTCCAGGCCGCCGGCCGCCGGGCCCAGCAGCGGCTTGTCCGGCGCGGCGGATGA
- a CDS encoding dipeptide ABC transporter ATP-binding protein has translation MSPDVTAAEPTLVVERLDVTFRDGVAGVRAVRDVSIAVRPGECLAVVGESGAGKSVLARTLIGLAGRGAMVRAGRLDLQGVDLTALTEPGWRVLRGRRIGLVPQDALASLDPLRTVGAEVAEPLRVHRIVARRDVRERAVATLGQVGVPEPARRAGQYPHQLSGGLRQRALIASTVAAGPDLLLVDEPTTALDAASRERIVEVLRGLVRGGVALLLISHDLATVAAVADRVAVMYEGRIIEQGPAVDVLGGPRHPYTCALLAAAPSRHSRGTVLSPDLPRRPPAGPDGCPYAVRCPLADHWCREELPRPDHPGLEPGVLCWRPGTETERAGPPRVVAPARRDTAEALVEATGITKRFRDPDGGWRDAVRAVTFELRAAETLGVIGGSGSGKTTLARIVLGLLEPDEGTVRFAGAPWVAAAAATASPSRVRERDRRPRRHRIQAVHQDCLSSFDPRHTAERIVGDAMSGPDRGRARRDRIVALLDQVGLSEQVLRRHPRELSGGQRQRLAIARALAPSPEVLVCDEPVSALDLSVQAQILDLLAGLRDELGLALLFISHDIAVIRHVSDRVLVMKDGQVAEIGGAEQVLERPAHPYTRHLLAAART, from the coding sequence ATGAGCCCGGACGTGACCGCCGCCGAGCCGACCCTGGTCGTCGAGCGGCTGGACGTGACGTTTCGGGACGGCGTCGCCGGCGTGCGTGCGGTGCGGGACGTGTCGATCGCCGTCCGTCCCGGCGAGTGTCTCGCGGTCGTGGGCGAGTCCGGTGCCGGCAAGAGCGTGCTCGCCCGGACGCTGATCGGACTGGCCGGGCGCGGTGCGATGGTCCGTGCTGGCCGGCTGGACCTGCAGGGCGTGGATCTGACCGCCTTGACCGAACCGGGGTGGCGGGTGTTGCGAGGCCGCCGGATCGGGTTGGTGCCCCAGGACGCGTTGGCCTCCCTGGATCCGCTGCGGACGGTGGGAGCGGAGGTGGCCGAGCCCCTGCGCGTCCACCGGATCGTGGCCCGTCGCGACGTCCGCGAGCGGGCCGTCGCGACGCTTGGGCAGGTGGGGGTGCCGGAGCCGGCCCGGCGCGCCGGGCAGTACCCGCATCAGCTCTCTGGCGGTCTGCGACAGCGGGCCCTGATCGCCTCGACGGTCGCGGCCGGACCCGACCTGCTGCTGGTCGACGAACCCACGACCGCGTTGGATGCCGCCTCCCGGGAGCGGATCGTCGAGGTGCTGCGCGGCCTGGTACGCGGCGGTGTCGCTCTGCTGTTGATTAGTCACGATCTTGCCACGGTGGCCGCCGTCGCCGACCGGGTGGCGGTCATGTACGAGGGGCGGATCATCGAGCAGGGACCGGCCGTCGACGTGCTTGGCGGTCCACGGCATCCGTACACCTGCGCGTTGCTCGCGGCGGCCCCCTCGCGGCACTCGCGGGGCACCGTGCTGTCCCCGGACCTGCCGCGCCGTCCACCGGCCGGGCCGGACGGCTGCCCATACGCGGTGCGCTGCCCACTCGCCGACCACTGGTGCCGCGAGGAACTGCCGCGCCCCGATCACCCGGGTCTCGAACCCGGCGTCCTGTGCTGGCGGCCCGGAACGGAAACGGAGCGGGCCGGACCGCCACGGGTCGTCGCCCCGGCCCGCAGGGACACCGCCGAGGCTCTCGTCGAAGCCACCGGCATCACCAAACGTTTCCGCGATCCCGACGGGGGGTGGCGGGACGCCGTCCGTGCCGTGACGTTCGAGCTTCGTGCCGCCGAGACACTCGGCGTCATCGGTGGGTCCGGGTCCGGCAAGACCACGCTGGCCCGCATCGTGCTCGGCCTGCTCGAACCGGACGAGGGTACCGTCCGGTTCGCCGGCGCGCCCTGGGTGGCGGCCGCGGCGGCGACCGCCTCGCCCAGCCGGGTACGCGAACGTGACCGCAGGCCTCGGCGGCACCGGATACAGGCCGTCCACCAGGACTGCCTGAGCTCATTCGACCCGCGTCACACCGCCGAGCGGATCGTCGGCGACGCCATGTCCGGTCCGGATCGGGGCCGGGCGCGACGAGATCGGATCGTCGCACTCCTCGACCAGGTAGGGCTGTCCGAACAGGTGCTGCGACGCCACCCTCGCGAGCTGTCCGGCGGGCAGCGTCAGCGGCTGGCGATCGCGCGTGCGCTCGCGCCGTCACCCGAGGTCCTCGTCTGCGACGAACCGGTGTCCGCGCTCGACCTGTCGGTGCAGGCCCAGATCCTCGACCTGCTGGCGGGACTGCGCGACGAACTCGGCTTGGCCCTGCTGTTCATCTCCCACGATATCGCAGTGATCCGGCACGTCAGCGACCGCGTCCTGGTGATGAAGGACGGGCAGGTGGCCGAGATCGGCGGCGCGGAGCAGGTGCTCGAGCGCCCCGCGCACCCGTACACCCGGCATCTGCTGGCCGCGGCCCGCACCTGA
- the fabG gene encoding 3-oxoacyl-ACP reductase FabG, with amino-acid sequence MGRSIFITGGSRGIGLAAARSFAEGGDRVAVAGRSGAAPEGVLGLRADVRVPGDVERALREAEEAHGTVEVLVANAGITIDVPLLRMSDEQFETVVDTNLAGAFRAVRAAVASMLPARRGRVVCVSSALGFLGSPGQSNYAASKSALLGMARSVVWELGNRDITVNVVAPGIIDTDMTRPLTEQRRQELMRMTPLRRMGTVDEVVAAIRFLASDEASYVTGTVLPVGGGIAMGL; translated from the coding sequence ATGGGCCGATCGATCTTCATCACGGGCGGGAGCCGGGGCATCGGCCTGGCCGCCGCACGGTCGTTCGCCGAGGGGGGCGACCGGGTCGCCGTCGCCGGCCGGTCGGGGGCCGCCCCGGAAGGCGTGCTCGGTCTGCGCGCGGACGTCAGGGTACCTGGCGACGTCGAGCGTGCGCTGCGAGAGGCGGAGGAGGCGCACGGAACGGTCGAGGTACTCGTCGCCAACGCGGGCATCACCATCGACGTCCCGCTGCTGCGGATGTCCGACGAACAGTTCGAGACCGTGGTCGACACGAACCTGGCCGGAGCGTTCAGAGCCGTCCGGGCCGCCGTCGCCAGCATGCTTCCGGCCCGGCGTGGGCGAGTGGTGTGCGTGTCGTCGGCACTTGGTTTCCTCGGCTCCCCCGGGCAGAGCAACTACGCCGCGTCCAAGTCCGCCCTCCTCGGCATGGCACGGTCCGTCGTGTGGGAGCTCGGGAACCGCGACATCACCGTGAACGTGGTGGCACCGGGGATCATTGACACCGACATGACCAGGCCGCTGACCGAACAGCGCAGGCAGGAGCTGATGCGGATGACCCCGCTGCGCCGGATGGGGACAGTGGACGAGGTCGTCGCCGCCATCCGGTTCCTCGCCAGCGACGAGGCAAGCTACGTCACTGGCACCGTCCTCCCCGTCGGCGGCGGCATCGCGATGGGCCTGTAG
- a CDS encoding AfsA-related hotdog domain-containing protein, which yields MPTGATSYLAAAQLPSSHAYFTDHVRHGAVDPLLLLECSRQAETYGAHVHFGVARDTRFVLRSWSMQLPGLFAIRTRGASELTMAVGTRPLVGDRPTSRSLAYDIRLSLDGVAIGDTRIAVGYLSDSAYEHVRALRRGSAPHTSDDIRPTPATIAPAAVGRASSVNTILVDPVQFAGGATATIRVPVDNRSMFDHALDHFPGMVLTEAARQLCLWSGADLLGVPATAATVVAFDLAFTRFAELDVTTTVAAVHQHEDVVGGSTFAVSFQQNDAVIAAGTMTICPVPTSHLTDD from the coding sequence GTGCCCACCGGTGCGACGTCCTACCTGGCTGCCGCCCAACTGCCGTCGTCCCACGCGTACTTCACCGACCACGTCCGACACGGCGCGGTGGATCCACTGCTTCTGCTGGAATGCTCACGCCAGGCTGAGACCTACGGCGCCCACGTGCATTTCGGCGTGGCACGGGACACCCGGTTCGTCCTGAGGTCGTGGTCCATGCAGCTGCCGGGGCTGTTCGCCATCCGCACCCGAGGCGCCAGCGAGCTGACGATGGCGGTCGGCACGCGCCCACTCGTCGGCGACCGGCCGACCAGTCGGTCGCTGGCCTACGACATCCGGCTTTCCCTGGACGGCGTGGCCATCGGCGACACCCGGATCGCGGTGGGCTACCTGTCTGACTCCGCCTACGAACACGTGCGGGCGCTCCGCCGGGGAAGCGCGCCGCACACATCGGACGACATCCGGCCCACGCCCGCGACGATCGCGCCGGCCGCTGTCGGGCGAGCCAGCAGCGTCAACACAATCCTCGTGGATCCCGTCCAGTTCGCTGGCGGGGCCACGGCCACCATTCGGGTGCCCGTCGACAACCGCAGCATGTTCGACCACGCACTGGACCATTTCCCCGGCATGGTACTCACCGAGGCGGCCCGGCAGCTGTGCCTGTGGTCCGGCGCGGACCTGCTCGGCGTGCCGGCCACCGCGGCCACCGTCGTCGCCTTCGACCTGGCCTTCACCCGGTTCGCCGAGCTGGATGTGACAACCACCGTGGCAGCGGTCCACCAGCATGAGGACGTGGTCGGCGGGTCCACCTTCGCCGTGTCCTTCCAGCAGAACGACGCCGTCATCGCGGCGGGAACCATGACCATCTGCCCGGTTCCCACCAGTCATCTCACCGACGACTGA